From Planctomycetota bacterium, a single genomic window includes:
- the hpnR gene encoding hopanoid C-3 methylase HpnR has protein sequence MKVMLVHPSALMYAEVYLRLEPLGLERVGAALRAGGHDVRMVDLQIFNHMQLMAELDEYRPDAVAFSLNYLANIPEVIDLAKAIKSHWPDTFIFIGGHSISFVAEEVLEHGEGAIDCIIQGEGEITAPLVVDNMPNVDGLPGVRTRDSVGPKPALLEDLDQFRPARDLARHRRKYFIGVLDPCASIEFTRGCPWDCSFCSAWTFYGRSYRKGTPEGAAADMASIKEPNVFIVDDVAFVHEEHGMAIADAIESRGIKKRYYLETRCDVLLRNEHVFKRWAKMGLEYMFLGFESLNEDQLKMFRKRITPNDNFKALEVARRLGIQVAINLIADPSWGEAEFKGAMEWALQVPEVVHLTVATPYPGTELFHTEQRRLSTLDYRLYDIQHAVMPTKLPLERFYQLLVETQSIINRKSLGWKTAFALSGILARQWMRGQFNTTRMLFSFSKVYAVGRQLGDHRKPVKYEMRRADHEGRKIRKGQELYIHNTGLTVSAGAERAPEPVIVKSA, from the coding sequence ATGAAAGTCATGCTTGTGCACCCCAGCGCGCTGATGTATGCCGAGGTTTATCTGCGGCTTGAGCCGCTGGGTCTGGAGCGCGTGGGGGCGGCCCTGCGGGCGGGCGGTCATGATGTGCGCATGGTCGATCTTCAGATTTTCAATCACATGCAGCTCATGGCCGAGCTGGACGAGTATCGCCCCGACGCCGTCGCGTTCTCGCTCAATTATCTGGCGAATATTCCCGAGGTGATCGATCTGGCCAAGGCGATCAAATCGCACTGGCCCGACACGTTCATCTTCATCGGCGGGCACAGCATCTCGTTCGTCGCCGAGGAAGTGCTCGAGCACGGCGAAGGCGCGATCGACTGCATCATTCAGGGCGAAGGCGAAATCACCGCGCCGCTGGTGGTGGACAACATGCCCAATGTCGACGGCCTGCCGGGCGTACGGACGCGCGATTCGGTCGGGCCCAAGCCGGCGCTGCTGGAGGACCTGGATCAGTTCCGTCCGGCGCGCGATCTGGCGCGACACCGCCGCAAGTATTTCATCGGCGTGCTCGATCCGTGCGCGTCGATCGAATTTACGCGCGGTTGTCCGTGGGACTGCTCGTTCTGCTCGGCGTGGACGTTCTACGGGCGCAGCTACCGCAAGGGCACGCCCGAAGGCGCCGCCGCGGACATGGCCTCGATCAAGGAACCCAACGTCTTCATCGTCGACGACGTCGCCTTCGTGCATGAAGAGCACGGGATGGCCATCGCCGACGCCATCGAGAGCCGGGGCATCAAGAAGCGCTACTACCTTGAAACCCGCTGCGATGTGCTGCTGCGCAACGAGCATGTGTTCAAGCGCTGGGCGAAGATGGGGCTCGAGTACATGTTTCTCGGGTTCGAGTCGCTCAACGAAGACCAGCTCAAGATGTTCCGCAAGCGCATCACGCCCAACGACAATTTCAAGGCACTGGAAGTCGCCCGCCGGCTGGGCATTCAGGTGGCGATCAACCTGATCGCCGATCCGTCATGGGGCGAGGCGGAGTTCAAGGGCGCGATGGAGTGGGCGCTTCAGGTGCCGGAGGTAGTGCACCTGACCGTGGCGACGCCGTACCCGGGCACGGAGCTTTTCCATACCGAACAGCGCCGGCTCTCCACACTCGACTATCGCCTGTACGACATTCAGCACGCGGTCATGCCGACGAAGCTCCCCTTGGAGCGGTTCTATCAGCTCCTCGTCGAGACGCAGTCGATCATCAACCGCAAGAGTCTGGGATGGAAGACGGCGTTCGCATTGTCGGGGATTCTGGCGCGACAGTGGATGCGCGGCCAGTTCAACACGACGCGGATGCTCTTTTCATTTTCAAAGGTCTACGCGGTCGGCCGGCAGCTTGGCGATCACAGGAAGCCAGTCAAGTATGAGATGCGGCGGGCGGATCACGAAGGGCGGAAGATCCGCAAGGGGCAGGAGCTTTACATCCACAACACGGGCCTGACCGTCAGCGCGGGGGCCGAGCGGGCGCCCGAGCCGGTCATCGTCAAGTCGGCCTGA
- a CDS encoding L-lactate permease has translation MGSNTAALLAVMPIALAAVLLVGFRVAAKWAMPAVYVCAAAIALWAWGMSGAEVAASSIQGLFITFDILLIIFAAILLLNTLEESGGVTSIRRSFHRISDDRRVQVVIVAWLFGSFIEGAAGFGTPAAIASPLMVAIGFPAAAAVMIGMMIQSTAVTFGACGTPILIGVNGGLMHGGFVTQLAAAGMTPAEYLYAIGVRAAVLHAITGTLMPTLMVMMMTRFYGARKSWTEGLSILPFTLLGGLAFTVPYVLTAIFLGPEFPSLLGSLIGLAIMTTAAKRRWLVPKDSWDFPSADQWPDAWKTQLQLEEHEGARRIEVWLAWLPYLIVAGLLVLTRLRSLPFGDWLKKPTLQWAGILGTDVKASTSPLYLPSTMMAMAVLVTYFAHRMNPPAMGRAVRKSMKVIVGAGFVLVFTVPMVRVYINSGTNAAGLDSMPHVMAQWVAVHVGGVWPMFAGVIGAMGAFIAGSNTVSNLMFSEFQYGVATRLGLSGAMIVALQSVGAAAGNMIAIHNVVAASATVGLLGREGQTLRKTVLPTLYYLIVIGVLGLIAVYGLHVGDPMG, from the coding sequence ATGGGGTCCAACACGGCGGCACTGCTGGCGGTGATGCCGATCGCATTGGCGGCTGTGCTGCTGGTGGGCTTTCGCGTGGCGGCGAAGTGGGCGATGCCGGCGGTGTATGTGTGCGCGGCGGCGATCGCGCTGTGGGCATGGGGCATGAGCGGCGCGGAGGTGGCGGCGTCGAGCATTCAGGGCCTATTCATCACCTTCGACATCCTTCTGATCATCTTCGCGGCGATTCTGCTGCTCAATACGCTCGAAGAGTCCGGCGGCGTGACGTCGATCCGCCGAAGCTTTCACCGAATTTCCGACGACCGGCGCGTGCAGGTGGTCATCGTGGCGTGGCTGTTCGGCTCGTTCATCGAAGGCGCGGCGGGATTCGGGACGCCGGCGGCGATCGCCTCGCCGCTCATGGTGGCGATCGGGTTTCCGGCGGCGGCGGCGGTCATGATCGGCATGATGATTCAGTCAACGGCGGTTACGTTCGGCGCCTGCGGCACGCCCATTCTCATCGGCGTCAACGGCGGGCTGATGCACGGCGGCTTCGTCACGCAGCTTGCCGCGGCGGGCATGACCCCGGCCGAGTATCTGTACGCGATCGGCGTCCGCGCGGCGGTGCTTCATGCGATCACCGGCACGCTGATGCCGACGCTGATGGTCATGATGATGACGCGCTTCTACGGGGCGCGAAAATCATGGACCGAGGGGCTTTCAATTCTGCCGTTCACCCTGCTGGGCGGGCTGGCGTTCACTGTGCCCTATGTGCTGACGGCTATTTTTCTCGGGCCCGAGTTTCCATCGCTGCTCGGATCGCTGATCGGACTGGCGATCATGACCACGGCGGCGAAACGGCGGTGGCTTGTGCCGAAGGATTCGTGGGACTTTCCATCGGCGGACCAATGGCCCGATGCGTGGAAAACGCAATTGCAGCTCGAAGAACATGAAGGGGCGCGGCGGATCGAAGTATGGTTGGCGTGGCTGCCGTATCTGATCGTGGCGGGGCTGTTGGTGCTGACCCGGTTGCGGTCGCTGCCGTTTGGCGATTGGCTCAAGAAGCCGACGCTGCAATGGGCGGGAATTCTCGGGACGGATGTGAAGGCGAGCACATCGCCGTTGTATTTGCCATCGACGATGATGGCGATGGCGGTGCTGGTGACGTATTTCGCGCATCGCATGAACCCGCCGGCGATGGGTCGCGCTGTGCGCAAGAGCATGAAGGTGATTGTCGGCGCGGGTTTTGTATTGGTGTTCACGGTGCCGATGGTGCGCGTGTACATCAATTCGGGGACCAACGCGGCGGGACTCGATTCGATGCCGCACGTGATGGCGCAATGGGTGGCGGTGCATGTCGGAGGCGTGTGGCCGATGTTCGCGGGCGTGATCGGCGCGATGGGGGCGTTCATCGCCGGGTCGAACACGGTGAGCAATCTGATGTTCTCGGAGTTTCAGTACGGCGTGGCGACGCGATTGGGTTTGAGCGGGGCGATGATCGTGGCGCTGCAATCGGTCGGCGCGGCGGCGGGGAACATGATCGCGATCCACAACGTCGTGGCGGCGTCGGCGACCGTCGGACTCCTCGGCCGCGAGGGGCAGACGCTTCGCAAGACGGTGCTGCCGACGCTGTATTACCTGATCGTGATCGGGGTGCTGGGGCTCATCGCGGTGTACGGGTTGCATGTGGGCGATCCGATGGGGTGA